In a genomic window of Occallatibacter riparius:
- a CDS encoding chemotaxis protein CheW: MTSDGERNLFDRPMPEGYRRELQSLVAVEPPKVVRHTGSVLLFQLGQLRLALPTKVATAVSPVLHIARIPHRSGTVLLGLVAFRGEIIPCCSLARLLDVARNETRTARMLILEEAPGRLWAVPIDAMVGIRTTPELQTRDSTPPVAHWLRGTFEYKSRDFYLLDHENLFRQITLATA; this comes from the coding sequence ATGACGAGCGACGGCGAGCGCAACCTCTTCGATCGTCCTATGCCCGAGGGGTACCGCAGGGAACTGCAATCTCTCGTCGCGGTGGAACCGCCCAAGGTGGTGCGGCACACGGGATCGGTGCTGCTGTTTCAGCTTGGACAATTGCGGCTGGCTTTGCCGACGAAAGTTGCGACGGCAGTTTCACCGGTCCTGCATATCGCACGGATTCCACATCGCAGCGGAACCGTTTTGCTTGGCCTGGTGGCATTTCGCGGAGAGATTATTCCGTGCTGCTCGCTGGCGAGGCTGCTGGACGTTGCGCGGAACGAAACGCGCACGGCAAGAATGCTGATTCTTGAGGAAGCGCCGGGGCGGCTCTGGGCAGTGCCGATTGATGCGATGGTGGGCATCCGGACCACGCCTGAACTACAAACGCGCGATTCTACGCCGCCGGTGGCGCACTGGCTCCGCGGCACATTCGAATACAAGAGCAGGGACTTCTATCTCCTCGACCACGAAAACCTCTTCCGCCAGATAACGCTGGCGACGGCGTAG
- the cheB gene encoding chemotaxis-specific protein-glutamate methyltransferase CheB, whose product MKVAIVNDSKMAAEILRRILAGLPDFTLAWIAYSGEEALRLCAEAKPDIILMDLIMPGIDGAETTRRIMQTTPCVILVVTATTVGNRDMVFEAMGYGALDAVNTPVLGPGENLDGAEPLIQKLRMVSRLVDSHHAKLGHARQKAAGPDTSGLPIVAIGSSTGGPQALAQILSQLPANFPAAVLVVQHVDEQFTPGLASWLRHASSLPVCIARGGETLHTAGVWIAGTSDNLIYDSGRLIYIAPNKDSIHRPSIDALFMSLARPHRATRIGVLLTGMGRDGAAGLLAMRKSGALTIAQDAATSVVYGMPKAAVEMNAAREVMPLASIATRICEAVLHPAPSFLGHARNENKKEHTSPVSAPAIRSKEPERS is encoded by the coding sequence ATGAAAGTCGCCATCGTGAATGACTCGAAGATGGCGGCCGAGATCCTGCGGCGCATTCTCGCGGGACTGCCGGATTTCACATTGGCCTGGATTGCTTACTCCGGCGAAGAAGCGCTCCGGTTGTGTGCGGAGGCCAAGCCCGACATCATCCTGATGGACCTGATCATGCCGGGCATTGATGGCGCCGAGACTACGCGACGCATCATGCAGACGACGCCGTGCGTGATCCTGGTGGTGACGGCAACGACAGTCGGCAATCGCGACATGGTGTTTGAGGCGATGGGGTACGGAGCGCTGGACGCGGTGAATACGCCGGTTCTCGGGCCAGGCGAGAATCTTGATGGCGCGGAGCCACTCATCCAGAAGCTGCGCATGGTGTCGCGGCTAGTGGATAGTCATCACGCGAAGCTCGGTCACGCGCGGCAGAAGGCCGCAGGGCCGGATACGTCAGGACTTCCGATCGTTGCCATCGGCTCATCCACCGGAGGCCCGCAGGCGCTGGCGCAGATTCTGTCGCAACTGCCGGCAAATTTCCCGGCAGCTGTGCTCGTAGTGCAGCATGTGGACGAGCAGTTCACGCCGGGCCTGGCCTCGTGGCTGCGGCACGCGTCGTCGCTTCCCGTGTGTATTGCGCGCGGAGGAGAGACGCTTCACACGGCAGGCGTGTGGATTGCAGGAACGAGCGACAATCTCATCTATGACAGTGGACGACTGATCTACATCGCGCCGAACAAAGACTCGATCCATCGGCCATCCATCGATGCGCTGTTCATGAGCCTGGCGCGTCCGCATCGCGCAACGCGTATTGGAGTGCTGCTTACAGGCATGGGCCGTGACGGCGCCGCGGGACTGCTCGCGATGCGCAAATCGGGTGCGCTGACGATTGCGCAGGATGCTGCAACTTCCGTGGTATACGGGATGCCGAAGGCTGCGGTTGAAATGAATGCAGCGAGGGAGGTGATGCCGCTCGCGTCGATTGCCACGCGCATTTGCGAAGCGGTGCTTCATCCGGCACCTTCATTCCTCGGACACGCTCGTAACGAAAACAAGAAAGAACACACTTCCCCTGTTTCGGCGCCGGCCATTCGATCGAAGGAACCGGAGCGCTCTTAG
- a CDS encoding chemotaxis protein CheW yields MPGSLRLRLQSGPHSVPLKRVYRVAGFAALSGEPDEYFAGWFRFYGKQTPVFDLNRVICETPTPEEYGSRILVVEAAPNAAVTYIGLLAPGVTDTTGADDRDVTPLDLDLYLQMLTNFIPTPPTQ; encoded by the coding sequence ATGCCTGGCAGTCTCCGCCTTCGATTGCAGAGCGGGCCGCACTCGGTCCCGCTGAAGCGCGTGTATCGCGTGGCGGGATTTGCTGCGCTCTCGGGCGAGCCGGACGAGTACTTCGCGGGGTGGTTTCGTTTCTACGGGAAGCAGACCCCGGTGTTCGATTTGAATCGGGTGATCTGCGAGACACCCACGCCGGAAGAGTACGGAAGCCGCATCCTTGTTGTAGAAGCCGCGCCAAATGCGGCGGTCACCTACATCGGGCTGCTTGCGCCGGGCGTGACGGATACGACAGGTGCGGATGACAGAGATGTGACTCCGCTCGATCTCGATTTGTATTTGCAGATGCTGACCAACTTTATCCCCACTCCTCCGACACAATGA
- a CDS encoding CheR family methyltransferase has translation MKKRLEIDNSTLHEVVERLTAAAGIDPDSLEVSRIRWTIELRCRHLHLASASEYLVLLKTSRDELDELIDALVIQETRFFRDPAVFENIRQWAMKARDAGQGPLRILSAPCSTGQEAYSLAATLRMAGFAAKDFRIDGFDISRAALSTAMRGVYADGALQHVPAELQRACGVLRNHHWHMHEELRARIRFERRNLAVEGALDADAGYHLILCRNLFIYLNAGARAVLADALASALLPGGLLIVGAGDRIAEVNARFVPVKPAAGFGFVHRAHAPAQRALRAARNSTATAPPVRVRFEGSIAPSVRPDSPAIEFYRRAMEYKERGNLRQAERRCRQALYLAPGYLPALELLQSLWHVHPNARLRRALSARILRVRGEIGALAGLTSLSEEA, from the coding sequence ATGAAGAAGCGACTCGAGATCGACAACTCGACCTTGCATGAGGTGGTGGAGCGCTTGACCGCCGCGGCAGGCATCGATCCGGATTCGCTGGAGGTCAGTCGCATCCGGTGGACCATCGAGCTGCGCTGCAGGCATTTGCACCTGGCGAGCGCGAGTGAGTATCTGGTGCTGCTGAAGACATCGCGGGATGAACTGGATGAACTGATTGATGCGCTGGTGATTCAGGAGACGCGGTTCTTTCGCGATCCGGCGGTCTTCGAGAACATCCGGCAGTGGGCGATGAAGGCGCGTGATGCAGGGCAGGGTCCATTGCGAATTCTGTCTGCGCCGTGCAGCACAGGGCAGGAGGCATATTCGCTCGCCGCAACATTGCGCATGGCCGGTTTCGCGGCGAAAGACTTCAGGATCGACGGGTTTGATATTTCGCGCGCTGCACTCTCGACTGCGATGAGAGGCGTTTATGCAGATGGGGCGCTGCAACATGTGCCGGCGGAATTGCAGAGGGCATGTGGCGTTCTTCGCAATCATCACTGGCATATGCATGAGGAGTTGCGCGCGAGGATTCGCTTTGAGCGCCGCAACCTGGCGGTGGAAGGCGCGTTGGACGCAGATGCAGGCTATCATCTCATCCTCTGCAGAAATCTCTTCATCTATCTGAATGCAGGGGCGCGAGCGGTTCTGGCGGACGCGCTTGCGAGTGCATTGCTTCCGGGCGGTCTGCTGATTGTTGGTGCGGGCGATCGCATTGCGGAGGTCAATGCGCGCTTTGTTCCTGTTAAGCCGGCGGCCGGGTTCGGCTTTGTTCACCGTGCGCACGCGCCTGCGCAACGGGCCTTGCGCGCTGCGCGGAATTCGACGGCAACGGCGCCCCCTGTGCGGGTGCGATTTGAAGGGTCAATTGCGCCGAGTGTTCGACCGGACTCGCCGGCAATTGAGTTCTACCGACGCGCGATGGAGTACAAGGAGCGAGGCAATCTGCGCCAGGCGGAGCGGCGCTGCAGGCAGGCGCTCTATCTTGCGCCGGGATACCTTCCGGCGCTGGAGCTGCTGCAGTCGTTATGGCACGTCCATCCGAACGCGCGGCTGCGGCGCGCATTGTCGGCGCGGATTCTGCGCGTGCGTGGCGAGATCGGCGCGCTGGCCGGATTGACTTCGCTATCGGAGGAGGCATGA
- a CDS encoding hybrid sensor histidine kinase/response regulator — protein MSTGLEDSSLFDLFRMEAEEQVCILQTELMQLESEAQSPSRLEKLMRASHSLKGAARIVGLTSIVSLTHAMEDRFVAAQHGATLDSSDVDRMLAATDWLAKLQSVGESEVNQWLEENTAGIEACAAAVQGQEGGPAESAAPMAAAPGAVEPAQPAEPTEAARAPTTKPVADVAPSAPRATEGVERDIFAAPGKDERSVRERTVRLTTDRFDHLLSLSAETLVAARQLAGWGETLDRNHRAMNKALQMLEDDAGGSTQARTTVRNELERQVAVLATQIADLDAVSRANERTAERLYRAVLGGRLRPFSEGVTGVPRLVRDTARELGKAVKLEMTGETTRVDRDILDKLEAPISHLVTNAIDHGIELPANRLVAGKPAEATLRIHAGHENGRLVITVRDDGNGIDPEQIRQRVIKRNLARAETVAGLTEAEVLEFLFLPGFSTRDVASHLSGRGVGLNVVQSMVQEAGGAVTVSSTLGAGTMFRLTLPITRSVIRAIRVLAEGEMFSVPMVRIDHVMHQEPEGDAEKLHVTWNGRAHPVVPLAALLGLSDQPLPRGPVPMLLSGGFAFAVERLVDQAELSVRRLDPRLGKIPGVSAASLDENGYPLLILDVEDLIQTAAGTPTTTSAAQHDDSIAPHILVVDDSHTVREMERRLLVKAGYAVSTAQNGQEAWNLLRLNEYDLLISDVDMPQMNGIELVTRVRANPRLGRMPVIILSYKDRAEDRQRGLDAGADFYLTKGSFDNGSFLQAVVDLVGDAAPLASGGAA, from the coding sequence ATGAGCACCGGACTCGAAGACTCATCGCTCTTTGATCTCTTCCGCATGGAAGCAGAGGAGCAGGTGTGCATTCTTCAGACCGAGCTCATGCAACTGGAGAGCGAAGCGCAGAGCCCGTCGCGGCTTGAGAAGCTGATGCGTGCATCGCACTCGCTGAAGGGCGCGGCGCGGATTGTGGGATTGACTTCGATCGTGAGCCTGACGCATGCGATGGAAGATCGCTTCGTCGCCGCGCAGCACGGCGCGACTCTGGACTCGTCGGATGTTGATCGGATGCTTGCGGCGACAGACTGGCTGGCCAAACTGCAGTCGGTGGGCGAGAGCGAGGTCAACCAGTGGCTGGAAGAAAACACAGCCGGCATTGAGGCATGCGCGGCGGCGGTGCAAGGGCAGGAAGGGGGGCCGGCGGAGAGCGCTGCGCCGATGGCGGCAGCACCCGGAGCAGTTGAGCCTGCACAGCCCGCAGAGCCGACAGAGGCCGCAAGAGCTCCAACGACGAAGCCTGTAGCGGATGTGGCGCCGTCGGCGCCGCGTGCTACTGAAGGCGTGGAGCGCGATATCTTCGCAGCCCCGGGCAAGGACGAGCGCAGCGTTCGCGAGCGCACGGTGCGGCTGACGACTGATCGATTCGATCATCTGCTGTCGTTGTCGGCGGAGACGCTGGTGGCGGCGCGGCAGCTTGCCGGCTGGGGAGAAACGCTGGATCGCAATCATCGCGCGATGAACAAGGCGCTGCAGATGCTGGAAGATGATGCCGGCGGCTCGACTCAGGCGCGAACCACTGTTCGCAACGAACTGGAGCGGCAGGTTGCGGTGCTTGCCACGCAAATCGCGGACCTCGATGCGGTTTCGCGCGCGAATGAGCGGACCGCGGAACGGCTCTATCGGGCCGTGCTGGGTGGGAGGCTGCGCCCGTTTTCTGAGGGTGTCACCGGTGTGCCGAGGCTGGTGCGCGATACGGCGCGTGAGCTGGGCAAAGCCGTCAAGCTCGAGATGACTGGCGAAACCACGCGTGTCGATCGCGACATCCTCGACAAACTTGAAGCGCCGATTTCGCATCTCGTGACGAACGCAATCGATCACGGTATCGAATTGCCTGCGAACCGGCTTGTTGCCGGGAAGCCAGCGGAGGCAACGCTGCGCATCCACGCGGGCCATGAGAATGGGCGGCTGGTCATCACAGTGCGTGATGATGGCAATGGCATCGATCCTGAGCAGATTCGTCAACGCGTGATCAAGCGCAATCTCGCCAGGGCGGAGACGGTTGCAGGTCTGACGGAGGCCGAGGTGCTGGAGTTTCTGTTTCTGCCGGGCTTCAGCACGCGCGATGTGGCATCGCATTTGTCGGGCCGCGGCGTTGGACTCAACGTTGTGCAATCGATGGTGCAGGAGGCCGGCGGTGCGGTTACCGTGAGCAGCACGCTGGGCGCGGGAACGATGTTCCGGCTCACGCTGCCCATTACGCGCTCGGTCATTCGCGCGATCCGCGTGCTGGCCGAAGGTGAGATGTTCAGCGTTCCGATGGTGCGTATTGATCACGTGATGCACCAGGAGCCGGAGGGCGACGCGGAGAAGCTGCATGTGACGTGGAATGGCCGTGCACATCCGGTGGTTCCTCTCGCAGCGTTGCTGGGATTATCGGATCAGCCGCTGCCCCGCGGCCCGGTGCCCATGCTGCTCTCGGGCGGATTCGCATTCGCGGTGGAACGGCTTGTGGACCAGGCGGAGCTCTCGGTGCGGCGGCTCGATCCGCGGTTGGGAAAGATCCCCGGGGTGAGTGCGGCGTCTCTTGATGAGAATGGATATCCTCTGCTGATTCTCGATGTGGAGGACCTGATCCAGACCGCCGCAGGTACGCCGACTACGACATCTGCCGCGCAGCACGATGATTCGATAGCTCCGCATATTCTTGTGGTGGACGACTCGCACACTGTCCGCGAAATGGAGCGGCGGCTGCTGGTGAAGGCGGGATACGCGGTGAGCACGGCGCAGAACGGGCAGGAGGCCTGGAACCTGCTTCGCCTGAACGAGTATGACTTGCTGATCAGCGATGTGGACATGCCGCAGATGAACGGGATCGAGCTTGTGACGCGGGTGCGTGCGAATCCGCGGCTGGGGCGGATGCCCGTGATCATTCTGTCTTACAAGGATCGCGCCGAGGACCGGCAGCGTGGACTCGACGCTGGCGCCGACTTTTATCTGACCAAGGGCTCGTTCGATAACGGCAGCTTTCTGCAGGCCGTAGTGGATCTGGTCGGTGATGCAGCGCCGCTGGCATCAGGGGGCGCCGCATGA